aaattaaatcaaaaatattaaattaaataaaaatatttttcaaaaatttttttttttctcaaaatcaacaaagggcatttttggaaatactgaaggatgatatccttcaattcaattttcatactttcattgggtcttgggttcaatttgaagagttacatggaccttttgttaatttgggggtccatctacccccaaaacataattctcccttttttttttataactattttaatattttccaaaaaggaattagtttttattaattatttaataaaaattataaaaaatcaatttagaaaaaaataaaacaaaattttaaacttttaagcatttttaagtatttatgtttaaaaaatattatatgacaactccataaaaaataaataaataaaaaaactagatatcaaattaaaagtaattaatttattttttattatttatttaataaagaaacatatattattatgtgTAGAGCGAGTGAGTACGGtctaaaatttcttaaaatttcctaaaattttaagattattaataaaCAAGCATATGCTATTATTTGTCTTAcaacctttttttcttaaaattttaagaaattaaaaacattattaatccGGTTTAAATAGAATTTCTTAGATACGATATTTcctaaactttttaaaaatctaaaataataatgttattCCAATGAGATTTCTAactcttatcaaattaaaataaaaagaaattatatttcaatcacaatcttctaaaaaaaatatcaaagttaGGTATGAAAGTAGAGGTATTTATAAACGGTGAAATGTGTGTTTTGACTCATTAATTTGAAacaatatagaaaaaagaaccaaaaattataaacaccaaaaaatgagaagactttgttaattttcattatgtttCCTCCATAAcattatatttccttttttctcatttttctcatcCTTCCACTTTATTTTCTACAATACGTTATCAACACAATAAGGGAACATTAGGATATAATATAGGAGCACGCAACAAGACTATATCAAGGTCCAAAAtctcatatattttcaaaacctTCTATATGATAAGATAGATGGATCCTCCTAATTACACAATACATAACGAAGATATATGTCTTGTCGATTGTGCAACAACACATACAAttctttgaaataaaaaatattttttgaaccTAACATTTGCATCGATTAATGTAAATACAATATCAGGTTTTGTAAACCCGATTCAAGGTTTTAGAAGAGCCATTATTATATTACTTGGTGGAATCAAATTTATCATTGATGATGCATTATATTATGCTGAATCCAAAAGGAATTTTCTTAGTTTCAAAGATATTCGttgaaatggatatcatattaaaactaccaataaaaataatatgaaatatctctatattacttcatttatttttggACAAAAACATCTATTAGAGAAGGtccctaattttatttttatttttatgggttGTATCACACAACCATTAGATCCATTAAAGTATATGTTGTCACGAATCAAAAGTTATATGACCTAAATACCTGTATGctttgacatgaatgacttggtCACCTAGGATCATCCATGATGCAACGTATCATTAACAACTCTCATGGGCACCCTTTAAAGAACCCAAAGATTCTTTTGCCCAATGATTACAATTATGTTGCATgttcacaaggtaaattgattaTCAAACTTTCTATTACCAAAGTTGTTTTAGAATTCACAacctttttagaaataatttgtgGGAATATATGTGGCCTCATTCATCCTCCATGTAGACCATTTtagtattttaagttttaatagaTGTCTCGACTAAGTGGTTACATGTTTCTCTTCTTTCCATTCATAATGTCGCCTTTGCAAGGCTACTTGCTCAAATAATTCGTTTAAGAGCACAATTTCCATATtgttttatcaataaaattcatCTTGATAATGTGGGTGAATTTTCATCTCAATCCTTTATTAACTATTGTATGTTAATTGGTATTAACAACATTGAACATCCTATTACTCATATTCATACCCAAAATAGTTTAGCTGAATcccttataaaaaaaacttcaattgaTAGTTCAACTAATGTTTCTCAAAACTCAATTACCTCTTTCTGTTTAGGGTTATGCTATACTCCATATTGTGTCCTTAATCTGTCTTTGACCTTCCTCTCACCATAATCTCTCACTCCTTACAACTTGTAGTTGATCAACAACCATATGTTTCCCAATTAcaaattttttgttgtgttaTCCATGTCCCTATTGCTTCTCCTCAAAGGATTAAGATGGGTCTTCAAAGGTATCTTAGGATTTATATTGGTTTTAATTCTCCATCTATTATTCAATATTTGAAACCTCAAATAGGTTATGCTTTTATGACATGTTTTGTCAATTGCAATTTTGATGAGACAATATTCCCATCCTTAGGGGTGGTAAAATCAGTTTCAAAAGGacttgaaaataataaattcttgaAATGCATTGGCTTTGGTCACCTTGATCCTCAAACAAAACAATATGAATTAAAAGTTCAAAAGATTATTCACATGCAAAAAATTGTGAATCAGCTACTAGATGCATTCACTGATGCTAAGAAAGTGACCAAAGTAAATACTCCAACACACATTGATGTCCCTATAGGACAATTAAGTAATATCAAAGCAAATACATCTAAGTCATGCTTGAAGCGTGGTACACTTGTTGGCTCAAAAGATATAATTCctcaggaaaaaaaatacaagaaaaagcATATGAAAAGGTGGACACTCTTGTAATCTAAATCCATTATATGAGAATAAGTTATACAAATTTACTTGACAACTTTTACCTTAAAGACTTACTATTCATAACCTACAACTTGTTCCACATTCGCAACGCAACAACCTCCAATTGCTCTGGTGAATACGCTTCACCCTCGCTGAAGGGATGTAGGTCTTTAAATAACCCTATATTCAACACTTGAATCCTTCGATAAGAGATTGGGAATGGTGTGGCAAGGTAAGCTTAATCCATAGATGAACCTCTAACCCTAAAAGAGTTATAAAGGGGTGTAAATAGACATAATAGGTATAATGAATCGGTATCTCAAAGTTTTCGAACTCGATTTACGTGAATATCTCAAAAATATTCTTGTTATATTCTAGTAGATTTGGCAAGAACGCTCGAGCGCACTTAACCACCGCTCGAGCGTCGCTTAAGTGCTTGAGTGTTGTTCCCCCGCTGGAGCGGTCTTTGctgttttaaatattaaataaaacaatttttaattttagaaaaaacatATCAATCTCTTTTAAACCCTTGATCACCTAACTTACTACAAGTCAAACATTTTTAGATATGCTATGACTTTTTTAGTTAGATGAACAACAACCTTGGATCTTCAATGAAGAGGAAGTcactatataaaaatatttctaaggcaaaagataaaatgaacaaaattacCAATACACAATAACGACTTATTCCTAACACATGTGATAACTTAAGTGTGAGAAAAGATATTGATGGGCCTTGTAAAGGTAAAGCTTTAAGCAATAACATGTGGTTCAACCAAGACACAAATACAACTAAggcattattataatttattttccaaaaagttatttattttaatttattatttcaaattatttttaatattaagttataaTGTTAAGAGGCTCTTttgatatatttctttttttttctacaataatattaataactcCTATATCAAatagagaaatttgaaaaaaataaattaagtagcTACTCATTAtacatttctaaaatttaagttttaaattcaaaactttACTCTTAACTATCTTAtagtttagttatttaaaaaagaaattactaAGGTACAGATTTGGTATCTACCGAAATCTCAATCTCCACCGAtgaaagtataaaagaaaaagaaaaaaaaggctatTGTATGAAggtatataaagataaaactaAGGTATAAATGAATGAGATTaaggaacaaaaaaatgaaacttcaaTGTAGTGTGATAATAGATTGATCATACTTTTTTGGTAGGTACCTCTTTGATACAATAACCGAACACtttgaaaaatctcaaaatttataagaaaaattatcaagttctttaaaaaaattaagtatttttcctacaaaatttatcaaaattattgaaattttcgaatcaatttttgtattatttttaattcttttgaaattttccttcaaatgttcttgataattttttttataaaccctaaaacttttttttttcaatgttcttaggattttggttgtttaagttgataaattttcataattaatttcaatcattatttttttatttatttaataataatgaataccATTAATTACATTATAATTTATAGATCATGACCATACCCTCTCCTAACAAAAGTTTTTGGTCGTGTGATTATGTACCAATCATGCAATTGCtcttatcatttttcatgtacaattttttattttatagaaatgaGGAATAGAACTTCTCAAATGCGAAATAAGTAAAAGCTAAAGTCATTTAATGGATCAGTGATAAATCTCTCTAATCAAGATATTTGAATTAAGTACTTCAAAGATTTAAAGATTGTCTTCTTAGGCACAAGCAGTGAGAGTTTAAAGATTTCAACAATTTCAGAGGATAGCGTTATCAAGTAAAGGAGTAGTAGGGATTTCAAGACTTCAATAATTTCAGACTAACATGCAATTTCAAATCATGCATATAGGCCTTATCGTCCTGATAGCACTAACCTAGTGCCTGAGCCCAATAGGATATGTGGAAGCATGTGGGGCACTAACCTATTCAATACAACTCCGCTTTCTTTCCCACTCTCTATGTGGGATTACTTTTTTCAAacctaaatagaaaaattactTATGCAAGGTAGGGTTTCAACTaaaaaccttgagattgaaatCAACAACCTTTACCACTAGGTTAAATGAgaatataaaatcttttatatattatattataaattaattaaaataaaattttttataaataaataaattttaatttttattatgtattttatataataatttaatataaaataaatttaaatttataaataaaattatcaacatttttaaatgaaaaaaatacttatatatcttaatttcttttatatctttcgatatatattaatttccttattaaaacaacttcaataaatgtattattatttttctatcattttttgagtttttccaacgtttttatggtttttattttttattaatttttgtctcatttatattttgtgttaaaatatccATCAATATTGTCGATATccataaaattaagttattgaTGTATCCGTcaaaaccaatgttttaaaaattgaatcaaatcggCCAGTCCTACTGCCGACCGGTGACCAAATCGATTCAATCCACCCTAGCAAATTGTTTGGTCATCTAATTGCTTGTGAATCAGCGGTTGAATAAGTGAATCGCCTGAACCAAGTGGCTCTTAATTAACGAACcgaacattttgttttttttttttttaagccaaaacgacgtcgttttgatgaAACTATATTACTCCATGAGGATCCCATCCATCCCATTTGTCATCAACTCCAATCAGCTTTTAGTCTTTCAAGTCAAAGATTCTTGTATGCCTTTTATACCCCATGATCCTTACATATTTTTGATCCATTTTCGAGTATGGGACCTTTGGGTGTAAAAATTAAGGCTGAACCATTAAGTTATGAAACCTtttcattatattatatttgcaaataaaattatataacaaattaatgttttttttttcaaatttttattgtataaaaccctttcacatttatttttataataattatacaatgataattataaaataatataaattaattaatataataatttaaaaataataaaaacaaagacatgcaaatgaaattaaattttataatttttttcattttagatatatctttatatttaaatattatatatgttctatttaataaaatttaaaatattaatacatttatatttatcttcataatttaatttgatatgtcaaatataaaaatgaaatattattataatttttaattatatataattttaatttcttacaattattttaaattttatataatatataaattatatatttatgacgtcaccggttcgaccaCTGATCTGAACAGTGAACCATGagccggtaacttttccggttcaatcACTAGTTTGGTTCTTAAAACATTGATCAAAACTGATATTTTCAGATCATGATACACTTTCCAAAGAAATTAATGAATGAAGACAATGAAAACTTTATAATGCAAAAGAGTGAATGCATAGAAAATCAACACTCATGGTTATCTACTGTTACATCAACATAAAAGCCTAAAATACAAGGATGCGTAACACCAAGAAacttaaaacattaaatataaatctAACTAGCAAAGTAATACTCAATTATCCTCGTTCTTAGTGTTGCAGGAcattttaaaggataaaccaAAGCCACTGAGCTTTTCTTCAAAAGCATTTTCAATTCGCTCTGCCATGGAAGGGGTTACATAATTAACCCAATCTCCCACCTCTCCTTTCCTATAGAAACTGCTATTTTTAAGTCCACTGGTGTGCATTCCATTCATATTCACCTCTAAGTTTTTAAGGCTGTCAAGACTACACAATCTTGATATTTCCTCTATCATCCCTTGTCTCTCTTCCTCCTCAGAGAAAGGAACGCCCAGGAAGTGGGCTAACCTTTTCAATTGACAGATGATGTCCTCTTTCAAATCTTCATATTTCAGAAACAACACCTTCTCTGGTCTCTCCCTACTCATCCTCCAGTACCCCAACACGTGATCCCAGTATGGTCCACATCCTTCAATTCCCTTGCACACCATCTCCAGACCAGCCTCCAGTGAATCTGGCTGCAGGGGTTCAGGGCGATTGTGGTTTACGAAATGCCACAGTGAGATGAATTTGTCTACTGGATTTCGACACATGTACACAATCCGACACTTAGAATCTTTAATGGACGGCGGCAACAGTTCATATGGTAGGTGGGTTGCAAGGAATCTAGGGCGAGGAAGGTCTTGGAGATCGGGATACTCCGATTTCATGTAATAAAGGTCATATTCAAGGAAACGTACCAGTTGATGAGGGCTGCTAGTGAGCAAAGGGCTCTGAGTGAGTGGGGAATCTTTTCGGTTGGCAATGGCAAAGGTGAGGGCCTTCAACCAAGTGGTGCCTGATTTTGCAGAAGTGATGATTAATACATCTTCGTCTTCTGCCTGGAAGTGTTTCTGAAAGAGAATGATGCCATGAAGGGGTATAGCTCGGAACCAAAAGCCTTGATAGAGATAGTAATAGCTTCCATCCCAGGTTTTTTCTCTAGGAAGGGTTGCGAGTAGTTGTTGACACTCATCGCTAAGCTTCTCAAAATCTACTTCTTCAAAAAAGGGATTGCGGAGCTTTCCATTTTCTCCATGAAAATGTGGGTGCAGAGTGAGCAATTGAGTGAAGAACACATGGTTAAATAGCAAGTATAAATGCAGCACATCTGTGTATCTTAAGCTAGTGTAGAGTAAGTGGGAAAATGATTGAGCATGTGACTTTACAATTTTGTCTTTATCTAAGTCAAATTATAATGAGTtctagttctttatttttatttttatgtttcatttacacttcatctttatttaaaaagaaaaaaaaaaaaagaaaaaaaaaaaccaaggcCCTATTAACAatggttcttaaaaataattttttaaaaataaaaaatggtttttttttttttttaacttagaaaatatgtttggtaaattattgatagaaaataaactattttttttataacaaatttgatGTATTTTAGTTATTTCTTAGGAAATATTtgagtaataattgaaaatatgaaaaatattttaataagtttttacaTTGAATACATAGAATAagctaataaaattattgttgttAAAGAAAAACCAAGGCCCTATTAACAATGGTTCTAAAACcttttccctctttctttttcaaaattttccatcaaCTTTTGATAAACAaacccaatcccaaaaattcAATACAAATTTTGAAGCCCCAAATTAGATTCAAATTTTGTAACATGCCACCAATATCCATGTTTTTTGTGGGCCTTATTCCTAAAACTTTGCAAATATTAATTATCGTTTACTTATTCTTCCTATGAGTTGTCCACTTCTTTAACCACTTAATTATAGATcaaaggttaatttcattcatctctttaaaggttttaattaaattcatctAGTTcccataaatttgaaatttcatcaaatacttcttttatcattttcatttattattctCACTCATTTACCCTCTTACTCAAAATAAGGAAGATATacgataaaatttcaaacttatagaTGCTAGATGTATTTAATCAAAACCTTAGGGgatgtaaatgaaattaacttttAGATCAACTCATCCTATGTTTTTTACATGAACGGTACAAAATCACTTATGTACAATTGATTAATGGCACAACATTCATAAATAgtgaaatttcatttataacctTACATGTTCATCACTATACCAAGTCCCTCATTTATTTATAGTAGGTAAATTTTCAATCTGATGCATTCGCTACATTTTCAGATACTTTA
This DNA window, taken from Vitis riparia cultivar Riparia Gloire de Montpellier isolate 1030 chromosome 13, EGFV_Vit.rip_1.0, whole genome shotgun sequence, encodes the following:
- the LOC117928263 gene encoding cytosolic sulfotransferase 15-like; this encodes MVGICLRYTDVLHLYLLFNHVFFTQLLTLHPHFHGENGKLRNPFFEEVDFEKLSDECQQLLATLPREKTWDGSYYYLYQGFWFRAIPLHGIILFQKHFQAEDEDVLIITSAKSGTTWLKALTFAIANRKDSPLTQSPLLTSSPHQLVRFLEYDLYYMKSEYPDLQDLPRPRFLATHLPYELLPPSIKDSKCRIVYMCRNPVDKFISLWHFVNHNRPEPLQPDSLEAGLEMVCKGIEGCGPYWDHVLGYWRMSRERPEKVLFLKYEDLKEDIICQLKRLAHFLGVPFSEEEERQGMIEEISRLCSLDSLKNLEVNMNGMHTSGLKNSSFYRKGEVGDWVNYVTPSMAERIENAFEEKLSGFGLSFKMSCNTKNEDN